The region CGCGAGCCGGCCCACCCGGCCTTCCTCGGTCTCGGCCGGGTAGGAGGTGCCGGCCAGCACCAGTGCCCGCACCCGCTCCGGGTGCAGCCGGCGGATCTCCATGGTGATCTGGCCGCCCATGGAGACCCCGCCGACCACGGCGTCCGCGATGCCCAGGTGGTCGAGTAGGGCGACCACGTCCCCGGCGAACACCGGGAACGGTGTGCGCCCCGGCACCACCTGGCTCTCCCCGTACCCCCGCAGATCCGGCAGCACCACCCGGCACCCGGCCCCGGCCAGCCGCCGGGCCTGCGCCCGCCACAGGCTCCGGTCGAAGGGGTGCCCGTGCACCAGCACCACCGGCGTCCCGCCCTCCGGCCCCCACTCCTCGTATGCCAGCCGCACCCCGTCGACCTCGTAAGTCCCCATGCGGGCAGCGTAGATGAGCGGGCCCCGGCCGGACACGCGCTGTGCGGCGGCTCGGTCGGGCAGCCGGTTGCGGCGCGGGCGCAGGATGCGCTCGGTACCGGCCGCGAGGGTCGCCACGGCCACCGCCGCCTCTCCCCCACCGGGGCAGCCGCACCGGCGGGGCGAAGGCGCCCGGTGGTGCCGGTCGGACCGGGCTCTCGGCGGAGGCGGGGTCAGGGTGAGCTGGTGCTCGGTCCCGTCGAGGGTCACGTTCCGGCGCGCTCCAGCCCGAAGCCGCTCATCGCCACCTCCACGAACCCGCCCGGGGACGGGGAGGGCGGCCGGCCGCCGACAGCCGGCCTGCCTCGCGGTACAGGCCGGCCGTGGCCTCGCCCGACGGCTGGTGCTGCCCGTGCCGCACGCCGGCGGAGTACACGGCCACCGTGCACCCGGCCTCGGTGAGCCGCAGGTGGAACAAGGCCCGGAACGGCACCCGCCACCAGCGGAACCGCTCCAGGGCCCGCCCGTCGCCGGCTCGGCCCGGCGCCGCCGCCTCTCCCCGAACAGGCCGCTCCCTCTCCTCACGCGTCCGGTTCGGCCGCGCAGGCGAGGTCCCGCGCGGGCCGTTGCCCGGTGGTCAGGTACGTCGTCGGCGCAAGGGTCGGCGCCGAAGGGGTAGACCCCGTGGCCGCCCCGGTCGACGGTGACCAGCCCGGCCCGGTCACCGAACGCCCGCCGCAGCGCCTTCGCCCCGGCGAGCGGGGTGCCCGGGTCCCGCTCGTTCTGGACGAGGAGGAGGTTGGAGGGGCCCTGGTCGTCGACGCGCACGGGCTTCTCGACCCAGGAACGCGGCCGGAAGGCGCAGGGCCCGATGTCGGCCGTGGCGCCGCCGAGCAGGGGGTACCGCCCGCTGTCGGCCCGCACGTCACGCTGGTACTCCCGGATGGTGCGCGGCCACGGGGAGTCGCCGCAGATCACGGCGAACCGCGCGGACCTGAGCGCCTCCAGGCCGGGGAAGGGCGGCTGTTCCGGTACCGGCCCGCCGGTGTCGAGCGCCTGCCGGATCTCTGCCAGCTCCGGCATGTCGGCGTCGGCGTAGAGCCAGTCGTAGGTGATGCCCCGGAAGGCCGTTTCGTCCCGGCCCTGGACCGGCTCCCGCTCCAGCCGCCGGGCCAGCTCCTGGCAGGTCGCGCGCACCTGCCGCGGCGTGGTGCCGAGCCCGTACTCGGGGCGGGCTGCGACGTACGCCGCGAAGTCCGGGAAGCGGTCCTCCAGCCCGCGGGCGGACAGCCGCATGGCCCGGTGGTCGTACCCGCCGGGGCCCAGGTTGCTGTCGAGCACGATCCGGTCGCCGCGTCCGGGGAAGAGCGAGGCGTACGCGGTGCCGAGCTGCGTGCCGCAGGAGGCACCGAGGTAGGACACCCGCTCCTCGCCGAGGGCCGCCCTGATCCGGTCCATGTCGCGGGCGACGTCGGCGGTGCCGATGTGCGGCAGGAGCGGCGCCGAGGGGGAGGCGGCGCACCGCTCGGCGACCTGCCGGGCGCGGTCCGCCTCGCGGACGACGTCCCCCGGGGGTGTGCGCCCAGGAGGGCTCCGTGAGGATCCGTTCCAGAGCGCGGCCGGCGAGCTCGCGCAGACCGGTCGGATCCGGCAGGGGCGTCCCGGGTCCGCGGACGGGGCCGGCCGGCTCGCCGCCCGAGCACTGCACGGCGACGAGGCAGGGCCGCGGCCACCGCCCGCTGCGTCTCGGACGCGTCGACCTCCGCCTCGGCGCCGTCGAGCACCTGGAGGAAGGCGGTACGCACGGCCTCGCGGCGTTCCCTCTCGGCCACGCCCCCGACTCGCCGCAGAAGTCCCCCGCCGCGTCGTTGCCGAACGGCCCTACGCCCCAGGTCCCCGACAGCGGCGGCACCGAGAACCTCGGCGCCCCGCTCCCTGAGCCATGGGGCGAGCCGGCGCGGAAACCGGCACAGCAGAAAGCCCCTCCCAGGGTGACCCCGGGAGGGGCTCTTACTTGCGTGGACCTGAGGGGATTCGAACCCCTGACCCCCTCGATGCGAACGAGGTGCGCTACCGGACTGCGCCACAGGCCCTTGCAACGGGTGAAACTTTAGCACCCCGATCGGGGTGGTCGGTAATCCGGTGCTGGTGGCCGGGGTGGGGCTCATTCGTTGGCCGCGCGGGGGCGGTCGCCTTCGTCGTACTGGTCGAAGAGGGGGGTGCGGCCTCGTTCGCGGGAGCGGCGGGCGGAGGCGGCACGTCGGGCCGGGGCGGCCTCCGCGGGCTCCTCGGGGGCGTCCCCCGCGGGGGCCTCGCCGCCGCCGGTGTCCGGGGCGGCGCTGGAACGGGCGGAGCTCCAGGTGTCGGGGGCGCCGAGGTCGACCGGCGGGGTGGCGCGGGGGGCGACGGGGGCCGTGACGTAGGTGGGGAGGGGGACGGGGACGGGGTCCCAGCTGTCCCCGTCGGCCGGCAGGCGGCGGGCGCGCTGCTGGTCGACCCACTCGGCGTGGTCGGTCTGCTCGACCAGTGCTCTGCGGTCGGCGGCGAGCGCGGTGCGCTCGGGGTCGGGGGCCGGGGCGGGCTCCTCGGCCTCCTCGATCTGCTCGGTGGGGTGGTCACGGCGGCGGCCGCGCTCGCGTACGTGCTGGGCGGCGACCTCGGCCTGACGGCGGTCCATCGCGTAGACGAAGCGGCGGCGCTCCTGGCGGCGCAGGTAGGCGATGTAGGCGCTGAGGAGGATCGCGGGGATCGCGGGGGCCCACAGGAGGGCGAGGCCGCCCACGGCGGCGGCGACCGCGCCGAGGGTGAAGGCGACGAAGAGGAGCATCGTGGTGCGGCGGCGGCGCGCGAGGACCTTGGAGCGCCGGGCGCGCGCGGTGGCGCCGGGATCGGCCGGGCGGTGGGCGGGGACCTGCTGCGGCGCGGGCCGCTCCTGCCGGGGAGGCTGCCCGGGCCGGGGCGCGGTGCGGCGCGGCGGCGCGGGCTCCTCACGTACCGGGGGCATGGCGAAGGACCGGACGTCGACCGATCCGGTCCCGGCGTCCGGGGCGCGGGTCGCGCCGTCGGCCGGGTCGCCCTCGCCGGAGGGCTCGCCGGTGCCGGCGGCGCGGGCCTGGGCGGCACCCTTGGCGTAGCGCCGCTCCATCCCCGCGCGTCCGGACAGGAGCCGGATGGCGGTGCTGAAGCGTTCCGTCGGACGGGCTTCGTTCAACTCGTCCTGCCGACGGAGCCACATGGGCACCAAGTAGGCGGCCCAGGCCCCCACGATGACTGCGTAAATGAGGCCGCTGCTGCTCACGACTCACACGGTAGAGGGGTTTCGTCGGGGCCATCCGCCAATTGAACCGGTGTGTCGCACGATCTGGCTGATATCTCCAGAGTTTTTTCCTACAGATGTGATCGGACGATCGCAACTCCGCGACAATCGGGTGATCGAACCCTAAAGAATTCGAACGCTTATTCGTATTTCCGTGATCACGGTTGT is a window of Streptomyces diastaticus subsp. diastaticus DNA encoding:
- a CDS encoding alpha/beta fold hydrolase — protein: MGTYEVDGVRLAYEEWGPEGGTPVVLVHGHPFDRSLWRAQARRLAGAGCRVVLPDLRGYGESQVVPGRTPFPVFAGDVVALLDHLGIADAVVGGVSMGGQITMEIRRLHPERVRALVLAGTSYPAETEEGRVGRLALAERLLAEGMGGYADEVIGRMLAPYNVEAKPDAAAHVLRMMRGTDPEGAAAALRGRAERADYEATLSAVTEPVLVVVGADDSFTTVADAEAIRRLVPHATLTVIDGAGHLPHLEQPEETGEALVEFVTGVD
- the sepX gene encoding divisome protein SepX/GlpR translates to MSSSGLIYAVIVGAWAAYLVPMWLRRQDELNEARPTERFSTAIRLLSGRAGMERRYAKGAAQARAAGTGEPSGEGDPADGATRAPDAGTGSVDVRSFAMPPVREEPAPPRRTAPRPGQPPRQERPAPQQVPAHRPADPGATARARRSKVLARRRRTTMLLFVAFTLGAVAAAVGGLALLWAPAIPAILLSAYIAYLRRQERRRFVYAMDRRQAEVAAQHVRERGRRRDHPTEQIEEAEEPAPAPDPERTALAADRRALVEQTDHAEWVDQQRARRLPADGDSWDPVPVPLPTYVTAPVAPRATPPVDLGAPDTWSSARSSAAPDTGGGEAPAGDAPEEPAEAAPARRAASARRSRERGRTPLFDQYDEGDRPRAANE